A segment of the Vespula pensylvanica isolate Volc-1 chromosome 9, ASM1446617v1, whole genome shotgun sequence genome:
AGCAGCCAGCATTATCGTCATCGATGCCAATTTACCCGCGGAAACTATGGCATTGACCTTGGATATTGCCTCCCACGCGAAAATTCCAGGTTAGTGAGAAATCAATTTAATCGtacctcttttatttcttttcgtttattcgatcCAACGTgtccataaaatatatatttatatacatatacatatataaatatatatatacacacacacacatatatatatttatttatggaaaataattttatataagctTTTATTGTCTTTGGAAAGAAGAATGGACGGACATTAAAGTTTCGAACTATCGATCGGACCTTTTACtttccttattctttttatatctccgACTTTGTCCGacgatcgtataaaaattacgataaatcttaaattatatttctatgtgttatttgaataattatgtCGCATATAGAGATTCTTGAAACTTTTCAAATCAAAAAGTATTAAAGattataaactaaaaaaaaaaaaaaaaaaaacgaaaacgaattattttcattgaatataaatacagATCATCGagatatattatgaaattaaagaaaagaaaatgacgcTGATGATCGGTGCGGATAACTcaagatataaaaacaaaaaatatacgtagaaatatttcgataatcgCGGAATATGTGATTAGTCATACCACAGagtattttttaacatattttttcttatcatcgtTCGTGTTCTTTTACGATAATCTTCTATTGGTACTTGCattgcaaaataataatgcTGAAATTATGATGTTAAATCTaagacatatataaaaaagaaaagaaaatgaaacgatatcAGTCTTCCTACCTAACGTGGACGGATATTGTACTGCGTCGCATTTTTGACTCGTCGAACTGTGCGCAATGAAGTACAACTGTGGCTTCGTTTCGTGTTATGTAAGATATAGATTCTATATAACTTTGTTCGTTACTTCGATTATATGTAGCCGCTTCGTTGCGAGCCATGATGACTTTGTGGATTAGGCTGCATTTGCATGACGAGATTACGAGATTCTTTACGATACGTATAGCCCGCTCGcgcatttaaatataataaaaatgcacCTAATGAATGTAACATGAAAGATATAACGGCAAGACCATAAGACCACGACAAATGATTGAAATTTGGATACATTAACCAATCCCTGCGCCAACACTGACCTCCGAATATAGCGACTGCCAAAAATAATAAGACACCTAAAATTCCAAACGGATTAACATTAAATATAGATACTTTGTAatgatatacgtatagataaaattatttcggaATATAATCTTTAAGATAACAccgatatatatttaccaGTTGTagcattaaatataaatgctGCGGCAGAGAGAATCCATTCGTAATGCAATACGAATCTTAGCGGCCATCTGATTAAAATCAATACGATAATTGCTTGCGAGGAAAATGacaaaagtaaagagagagtgaCGAATGCCTGTACGACCATAAGCCAAACAGGTAGTAACCATTCTCTTATGACAAAATATTCTTGAGAAAAAATGTGATGGCATCCGTCGAATAATTTGTCAAACTGATAATACGGATATCGGAATTGTTCGAAACAATACTCCCAAAGACCCATATGTTTGAACTTACTAAACGTTTCTTGATACGATTCTATCCAATACGGActgaaaacaaacaaagattatattttttctaatagaattttttgattattatacgttattaaatttttacatatactaTTTATTACCTTGTAAAAGACATCAATAAAAGTAATCCAGCGATATATGTTATTATGCCTCCAAAAACTACGGCATCTATTTAgcaaaatatcgaaaaacatTATTAGAGGTTATGTCGTAAGTATTACAATaacaatcgaaaaaatatctcaCTTGATGCTTTGGGATAATCTTGTTTGTCGACCGTCattcttgatattttattctcgatGTTATAATATTCTCGATTCAAAAATatggtaaaaaaaaggataaatctTCACAAGATATTTTTCACAGAAGTTGATGTCACTTGTACTCCGATGCTTGCCACACCTTAATGTCGCGTtttcatgataataataacgcaCGATTTTTCATCGTTATGTTAATCGACTTTAAAGCGaattatcgtataattaattacaaaaaacaattattagtAATATCTTCATAAAATGAACTCGTATGATTATTACGcgttaatgaaaatgaaatgctATTGATACTTACGCATTTACGAATTCGTATTTACGTAGCACCATCTTCTGGAATGAATTTGAACCAACTAATCGCGCGtagataaaattcaaatttgtcacgttataaattctaattattttatcctATAAATTCacatgaattatattttaatttttattatttataacattgttTTAGTTTGGTACGAGCCAACGGACGTAAGTATAGcaacaaaattattcgaaatcgGATCGCAATGGGAAAATACGTTGCATTTTATATCgccaaataaaaatgaattattagcTATAAGTAGATTTTTGGGTATACCAGTACCtgacaataaattaattattacattggAAGATATAAACGAAATGGCGAATCATTTAGCAAAATATATTCCAGTGATCATAAGCACTTTGGGACCAGAAGGTGTTTtggtaaatatattacatgtcTCTTGaatgaaatcttttaatttgttttaatgataacctttttttttatatatagatcacGCGCGAAGCTGAAAAAACTGATCCATTTTATGACAAAAAGGGTGTTTTGGTCAAGAACGGTGCAATTAATTCTCACTTATACAGACCATTGTGTCACGTTTCCAAAATTCCAAACAAAACATTCAGTGCTAGTGGTTGCGGAGATTGTTTTGCCGCAGGAATAATATACGGTATTCATAATAAtctaaacgaagaaaattgtgTAAGTTTAGCTCTTAAAGCTGCTGCTTTATCTTTGAGATCTCACAAACCCGTGCCTTCAACATTGGCGAGCCttaatgaaacaaattttaagTTATCGACATAtgcataaaataattgttatatttatacattttttaataaaatcgttagaatgaaaaaattctttatcattGTTAGTTTTTACAATAGGTTATGCCCAAGTGTCAAAAGCACTTTATACAAATGTCGTATGTctcgttatttatttgaaataagatacgttatatataacatgtagCAATCAAAATGTTCTTATTCTAATACTTAACAGATCtgtcttatatatttataatagttgTACTCTTGGATGGAGACTACATTATCGTTGtatctttttagttttttataaaatgttgttatataaaaattcatgtatcgtatatttacacattagtattatgtattatattctatCAGGTATAAAACTTTTTGTTTACAATATTGAATAATACCCAAAATATGCAACGAAAGAATGCATGTATCgcaattcataaaaaatacctgtatagatataataaaaatataagta
Coding sequences within it:
- the LOC122631636 gene encoding uncharacterized protein LOC122631636 → MTVDKQDYPKASNAVVFGGIITYIAGLLLLMSFTSPYWIESYQETFSKFKHMGLWEYCFEQFRYPYYQFDKLFDGCHHIFSQEYFVIREWLLPVWLMVVQAFVTLSLLLSFSSQAIIVLILIRWPLRFVLHYEWILSAAAFIFNATTGVLLFLAVAIFGGQCWRRDWLMYPNFNHLSWSYGLAVISFMLHSLGAFLLYLNARAGYTYRKESRNLVMQMQPNPQSHHGSQRSGYI